A section of the Halopiger aswanensis genome encodes:
- a CDS encoding DUF4013 domain-containing protein, whose translation MLTDSLAYLTRSDEMWKTSIIGGLMLLFGFLLFPLFLVWGYVVRVLERTTHGDDEAPRFEDWGEMLIDGAKATVILLAYSLVPIVVGGVLAGIATLVAGGSVDSIGAAAAAVTGLVTFATVLVVAYAVPAAITNFAVEGRLAAGLDVGAIRPILASGTYAVAWLLALAIVVAGSLVTGALNAIPFVGVVLGAIVAFYALVAAYHAIGHAWFDLNPVPLEEMGNDEGDASTERPAI comes from the coding sequence ATGCTAACTGACTCACTAGCGTACTTGACGCGCAGCGACGAGATGTGGAAGACGAGCATTATCGGCGGACTCATGCTTCTGTTCGGCTTCCTCCTCTTCCCCCTGTTTCTCGTCTGGGGGTACGTCGTCCGCGTCCTCGAGCGAACGACCCACGGCGACGACGAGGCACCGCGGTTCGAGGACTGGGGCGAAATGCTGATCGACGGCGCGAAGGCAACGGTCATCCTCCTGGCCTACTCGCTCGTACCGATCGTCGTCGGTGGCGTGCTGGCCGGCATCGCGACGCTCGTCGCCGGCGGTTCCGTCGACTCGATCGGCGCGGCCGCCGCGGCCGTCACTGGGCTGGTCACGTTCGCGACCGTCCTCGTCGTCGCCTACGCCGTGCCGGCGGCGATCACGAACTTCGCCGTTGAAGGGCGACTCGCCGCGGGACTCGACGTCGGCGCTATCCGCCCGATCCTCGCAAGCGGCACCTACGCCGTCGCGTGGCTGCTCGCGCTCGCGATCGTCGTCGCCGGCTCGCTCGTGACCGGCGCGCTCAACGCCATCCCGTTCGTCGGCGTCGTGCTCGGTGCGATCGTCGCGTTCTACGCGCTGGTCGCGGCCTATCACGCGATCGGCCACGCCTGGTTCGATCTCAACCCCGTCCCCCTCGAGGAGATGGGGAACGACGAGGGCGACGCATCGACGGAACGGCCGGCGATCTGA
- a CDS encoding cytochrome P450: MSSDVPAITDERPDGPDGLPIVGNQLAFLRDPYGFMTRTAREYGDIAYWEDPGGPVFQLNHPEYIEQVLVQNNQNYVKGDRFQQTLGPLTGNGILNSEGAVWRRNRHLIQPAFHPNRIQEYATMMTDFAADALADWEDGQTRHVHEDMMEVTLKIVARALFGTDIDEHVDTVGSALEEFMEATESLANFVLPPQVPTPARRRIERARENLDEVVYQLIEERRANPTDRDVISKLLEVTDEEGEAMSTEQIRDEVVTLLLAGHETTALSLTLTFYLLAKNPSVEENLVDELEDVLGGDAPTMGDLSELTYTEKVVKESMRLYPPVPGIIREAVKPDVIGGYEIPAGASIRMHQWVVHRDPRWYDDPLAFRPERWTDEMESDLPKLAYFPFAAGPRRCIGDRFAMLEARLILATVYQNYHLELEPGTDLDLRATITARPKHEIPMTVRER; encoded by the coding sequence ATGAGCAGCGACGTCCCCGCGATCACTGACGAGCGTCCGGACGGTCCCGACGGCTTGCCGATCGTCGGCAACCAGTTGGCGTTTCTCCGCGATCCGTACGGGTTCATGACCCGGACGGCCCGCGAGTACGGCGACATCGCCTACTGGGAGGACCCCGGCGGGCCGGTCTTCCAGTTGAACCACCCCGAGTACATCGAGCAGGTGCTCGTCCAGAACAACCAGAACTACGTCAAGGGCGACCGATTCCAGCAGACCCTCGGGCCGCTCACGGGCAACGGGATCCTGAACAGCGAGGGCGCCGTCTGGCGGCGCAACCGCCACCTGATCCAGCCCGCGTTCCACCCGAACCGGATTCAGGAGTACGCGACGATGATGACCGACTTCGCCGCGGACGCACTCGCGGACTGGGAGGACGGCCAGACCAGACACGTCCACGAGGACATGATGGAGGTTACGCTGAAAATCGTCGCCCGGGCGCTGTTCGGGACGGACATCGACGAGCACGTCGACACCGTCGGCTCGGCGCTCGAGGAGTTCATGGAAGCTACGGAGAGCCTCGCGAACTTCGTGCTCCCGCCGCAAGTGCCGACGCCGGCGCGGCGTCGCATCGAGCGCGCCCGCGAGAACTTAGACGAGGTCGTCTACCAACTCATCGAGGAACGACGCGCGAACCCCACCGACCGCGACGTCATCTCGAAACTGCTCGAAGTAACCGACGAAGAGGGCGAGGCGATGTCGACCGAGCAGATCCGCGACGAGGTCGTCACGCTCCTGCTGGCCGGCCACGAGACGACGGCGCTGTCGCTGACGCTGACTTTCTACCTGCTGGCGAAAAACCCGAGCGTCGAGGAAAACCTGGTCGACGAACTCGAGGACGTCCTCGGCGGCGACGCACCGACGATGGGGGACCTTTCGGAACTGACCTACACCGAGAAGGTCGTCAAGGAGTCGATGCGGCTCTATCCGCCGGTACCGGGGATCATCCGCGAGGCGGTCAAACCCGACGTCATCGGCGGCTACGAGATTCCCGCGGGCGCGTCGATTCGGATGCACCAGTGGGTCGTCCACCGGGATCCGCGCTGGTACGACGACCCGCTCGCCTTCCGTCCCGAGCGTTGGACCGACGAGATGGAGTCCGACCTGCCGAAGCTCGCGTACTTCCCGTTCGCGGCCGGGCCGCGCCGCTGCATCGGCGACCGGTTCGCGATGCTCGAGGCGCGGCTCATCCTCGCGACGGTCTACCAGAATTACCACCTCGAACTCGAGCCCGGTACGGACCTGGACCTGCGCGCGACGATCACCGCGCGGCCGAAACACGAGATTCCGATGACGGTCCGCGAGCGGTAG
- a CDS encoding LSM domain-containing protein translates to MSGRPLDILEASLGERVTVRLKSGDEYVGELTGYDQHMNLVLEDATIPVEGGMEEETPVEDTTIIRGDNVVSITP, encoded by the coding sequence ATGAGTGGACGACCGCTGGACATCCTCGAGGCGTCGCTCGGCGAACGCGTCACTGTTCGGCTCAAGAGCGGTGACGAGTACGTCGGCGAGCTCACGGGCTACGATCAGCACATGAATCTCGTGTTAGAGGACGCGACGATTCCCGTCGAGGGTGGCATGGAAGAGGAGACGCCGGTCGAAGACACAACCATTATACGCGGCGATAACGTCGTTTCGATCACTCCATGA
- a CDS encoding helix-turn-helix domain-containing protein: MRYATVVLTWADGRLNAVDDAFARSDAVSIEAIRHVNAVGDDRYVELLELRGDLKRARALLDDSPDALEYDVTGERVRGVAYVQCRTVGPVDDLLAILDEHELVLDWPMTYVDAGDGAAGRGLEVTAVGTSRSIQRAAAALPEGIALDLRRMGEYEPDDGGFAPTLTDRQRELFELALEEGYYEIPRETTHRDLAAQLDLAAGTVGEHLQRIEAKLAGSYAASASLQ, encoded by the coding sequence ATGAGGTACGCCACCGTCGTCCTGACCTGGGCCGACGGCCGACTCAACGCCGTCGACGACGCCTTCGCTCGCAGCGACGCGGTCTCGATCGAGGCGATCCGCCACGTGAACGCCGTCGGCGACGACCGATACGTCGAACTGCTCGAGCTTCGGGGCGACCTCAAGCGCGCGCGAGCCCTCCTCGACGACTCGCCGGACGCCCTCGAGTACGACGTCACCGGCGAGCGCGTCCGCGGGGTCGCGTACGTCCAGTGTCGCACCGTCGGCCCCGTCGACGACCTGCTCGCGATCCTCGACGAGCACGAACTCGTCCTCGACTGGCCGATGACGTACGTCGACGCGGGCGACGGGGCTGCCGGCCGCGGCCTCGAGGTGACGGCGGTCGGCACCAGCCGCTCGATCCAGCGCGCGGCCGCGGCCCTCCCCGAAGGGATCGCCCTCGATCTGCGCCGAATGGGCGAGTACGAGCCCGATGACGGCGGGTTCGCGCCGACGTTGACCGACCGCCAGCGAGAGCTGTTCGAACTCGCGCTCGAGGAGGGGTACTACGAGATCCCCCGCGAGACGACCCACCGAGACCTCGCCGCGCAACTCGATCTCGCGGCGGGAACGGTCGGCGAACACCTCCAGCGGATCGAAGCGAAGTTAGCGGGATCCTACGCGGCTTCGGCGTCGCTGCAGTAA
- a CDS encoding phosphoglycerol geranylgeranyltransferase yields the protein MTAPWADWNHILKIDPDKDLPDGVTYGDLCATGTDAIEVGGTMGITEENMADVIAACAEHDVPLYQEPSSPDVVIEDDALDGYLIPTVFNAGSPFWITGAHKEWVRLDTDLDWDRTSTEAYIVMNPEADVATYTEADCELDADEVAAYAKVAERMFGQEIVYLEYSGTLGDEEIVAAAGEATDESTLFYGGGIHDYDSAYSMAQYADVIVVGDLAHDEGVEAVRETVEAASDA from the coding sequence ATGACTGCTCCCTGGGCCGACTGGAACCACATTCTGAAGATCGATCCGGACAAGGACCTTCCCGACGGCGTCACCTACGGCGACCTCTGTGCGACCGGGACCGACGCCATCGAGGTCGGCGGCACCATGGGGATCACCGAGGAGAACATGGCCGACGTCATCGCGGCCTGCGCCGAACACGACGTTCCGCTCTACCAGGAACCCTCGAGTCCGGACGTCGTCATCGAGGACGACGCGCTGGACGGCTACCTCATTCCGACCGTCTTTAACGCCGGCTCGCCGTTCTGGATCACCGGCGCGCACAAGGAGTGGGTCCGCCTCGATACGGACCTCGACTGGGACCGGACGTCCACCGAGGCCTACATCGTGATGAACCCCGAGGCCGACGTCGCGACATACACCGAAGCCGACTGCGAGCTGGACGCCGACGAGGTCGCCGCCTACGCGAAAGTCGCCGAGCGCATGTTCGGCCAGGAGATCGTCTACCTCGAGTATTCGGGCACGCTGGGCGACGAGGAAATCGTCGCGGCCGCGGGCGAAGCGACCGACGAGTCGACGCTGTTCTACGGCGGCGGCATCCACGACTACGACTCCGCGTACTCGATGGCGCAGTACGCCGACGTGATCGTGGTCGGCGACCTCGCGCACGACGAAGGCGTCGAGGCGGTGCGCGAGACGGTCGAAGCCGCGTCGGACGCCTGA
- a CDS encoding Lrp/AsnC family transcriptional regulator, with protein sequence MDLDATNRAILHLLQRESRSRLTHDEVAEQVGVSSSTVSNRLQDLKERGILQEYRPVIDYERAGVPHHLLFICTAAIADRGPICEQTIEISGVVNVRELLAGTRNLHVEAIAMESGEIERIAEELDALGLEIEGSEILRNEYARPFDGFGREELEGESDSDPDSEQP encoded by the coding sequence ATGGACCTCGACGCGACCAACCGGGCGATCCTCCACCTGCTACAGCGGGAGAGTCGGAGCCGCCTCACCCACGACGAGGTTGCCGAGCAGGTCGGCGTCTCCTCGAGCACCGTGAGCAATCGCCTGCAGGACCTCAAAGAGCGAGGGATCCTGCAGGAGTACCGACCGGTGATCGACTACGAACGGGCGGGCGTTCCACACCACCTCCTGTTTATCTGTACGGCGGCCATCGCCGATCGCGGGCCGATCTGCGAACAAACCATCGAGATTTCGGGCGTCGTCAACGTGCGCGAACTCCTGGCCGGAACCCGGAACCTGCACGTCGAGGCCATCGCGATGGAATCGGGGGAGATCGAACGGATCGCCGAGGAACTGGACGCACTGGGCCTCGAGATCGAGGGGTCGGAGATACTGCGCAACGAGTATGCCCGGCCGTTCGACGGGTTCGGGCGCGAGGAACTCGAGGGCGAATCGGATTCGGACCCCGATTCGGAGCAGCCGTAG
- a CDS encoding threonine synthase, with product MTTTDAFDGLECVDCGATFDAAEATHECPDCGGVLDPTYDYDAIDLDRETLASRPFDSMWRYEELLPFTRESAVTMDEGATALVDCPNLADELGVGRVLIKDEGRNPTGTFKDRGQTVAVTAATQHGASDVVLASAGNAGQAAAAYAGRAGLESHVFLPSRSGFTNKAMVNVHGGDMNVVGGRIGDAGAAYEEAREEHEDWYPLQTFVTPYRHEGKKTMLYEIVEQLDWDVPDAICYPTGGGVGLVGMYKAATEFRDLGLIDDLPAMYAAQASGCAPIVEAYEEGWDEHEPVETPDTICGGLEIPDPGASPWILEALRETDGGAVATDDPDILEAGVQVAKHEGLEMVPSAAAAASGAWELAERGEFDGDETIVILNTGSGNKEADVLRSHLMGQGV from the coding sequence CTGACGACGACGGACGCCTTCGACGGCCTCGAGTGCGTCGACTGCGGCGCGACCTTCGACGCCGCCGAGGCGACCCACGAGTGTCCGGACTGCGGCGGGGTTCTCGATCCGACCTACGACTACGACGCGATCGACCTCGACCGCGAGACCCTCGCATCCCGACCGTTCGACTCGATGTGGCGCTACGAGGAACTGCTGCCGTTCACGCGCGAGTCGGCCGTCACGATGGACGAGGGTGCGACCGCGCTGGTCGACTGCCCCAATCTGGCCGACGAACTGGGCGTCGGGCGCGTCCTGATCAAGGACGAGGGCCGGAATCCGACGGGGACCTTCAAGGATCGCGGGCAGACCGTCGCCGTGACGGCCGCGACCCAGCACGGCGCGAGCGACGTCGTCCTCGCCTCCGCCGGGAACGCGGGCCAGGCCGCCGCGGCCTACGCCGGCCGCGCGGGCCTCGAGTCGCACGTCTTCCTGCCCTCGCGCTCGGGCTTTACGAACAAGGCGATGGTCAACGTCCACGGCGGCGACATGAACGTCGTCGGCGGGCGGATCGGCGACGCCGGCGCGGCCTACGAGGAGGCTCGCGAGGAACACGAGGACTGGTACCCGCTCCAGACGTTCGTCACGCCCTACCGCCACGAGGGCAAGAAGACGATGCTGTACGAGATCGTCGAGCAACTCGACTGGGACGTTCCGGACGCGATCTGTTACCCGACCGGCGGCGGCGTCGGCCTCGTCGGGATGTACAAGGCCGCCACCGAGTTCCGGGACCTCGGTCTGATCGACGATCTGCCGGCGATGTACGCCGCGCAGGCGTCGGGCTGTGCGCCCATCGTCGAGGCCTACGAAGAAGGGTGGGACGAACACGAACCCGTCGAGACCCCCGACACCATCTGCGGCGGGCTGGAGATCCCCGATCCCGGCGCGAGCCCGTGGATCCTCGAGGCGCTGCGCGAGACCGACGGCGGCGCGGTCGCGACGGACGATCCGGACATCCTCGAGGCCGGCGTGCAGGTCGCGAAACACGAGGGGCTCGAGATGGTACCGAGCGCCGCCGCAGCCGCGAGCGGCGCGTGGGAACTGGCCGAGCGCGGCGAGTTCGACGGCGACGAAACGATCGTCATCCTCAACACGGGTTCGGGGAACAAGGAGGCCGACGTGTTGCGGAGCCACCTGATGGGACAGGGCGTCTGA
- a CDS encoding 50S ribosomal protein L37e translates to MTGAGTPSQGKKNKTTHVKCRRCGEKSYHVKKKECSSCGFGKSSKRRDYEWQSKAGDN, encoded by the coding sequence ATGACTGGTGCAGGAACCCCGAGCCAAGGAAAGAAGAACAAGACGACCCACGTTAAGTGTCGTCGCTGCGGAGAGAAGTCCTACCACGTGAAGAAGAAGGAATGCTCGTCGTGCGGCTTCGGCAAGTCGTCTAAGCGCCGCGACTACGAGTGGCAGTCGAAGGCCGGCGACAACTGA
- a CDS encoding HalOD1 output domain-containing protein, with protein MATQSSRPDGDEPLSVRVAREIAAHDGVDPTELSPPLYHSLDTAALDALFEPKRRGGSRHGRITFAYNEKRVTVHDDGEITVEQSGTDPETDSQ; from the coding sequence ATGGCAACACAGTCCTCCCGGCCCGACGGCGACGAGCCGCTGTCGGTCAGGGTCGCTCGCGAGATCGCGGCCCACGACGGCGTCGATCCGACGGAGCTGTCGCCGCCACTGTACCACAGCCTCGATACGGCTGCGTTAGACGCCCTCTTCGAACCGAAGCGGCGCGGCGGTTCCCGACACGGCCGCATCACGTTCGCCTACAACGAAAAACGGGTAACCGTCCACGACGACGGCGAGATAACGGTCGAACAGTCCGGCACTGATCCGGAGACCGACTCCCAATGA
- a CDS encoding SIR2 family NAD-dependent protein deacylase produces the protein MAETDDRDEGADGDLESLADEIRRAGTTVALTGAGISAPSGVPTFRGDDGVWEHFDEGQFTYGRFRRDPEGFWDDRVDLQRELFGEEYEPNAGHEALAAMGRDGYLEAILTQNTDGLHGTVAEAIDDDSAENGDAVSETEAPLLLELHGNARRVRCTDCGARTDAGPVFDRAADGELPPTCDCGGIYKPDVVLFGEQLPGAVMQRARSLARESDVFLAIGSSLVVEPAASLPKIAASAGATVGVINLESTPVDDAADIVRRDDVTEALPRLRSLVEKEN, from the coding sequence ATGGCCGAAACGGACGACCGCGACGAAGGCGCCGATGGCGACCTCGAGTCCCTCGCCGACGAGATCCGACGCGCCGGGACGACCGTCGCGCTGACCGGCGCCGGCATCTCCGCGCCGTCGGGCGTGCCCACCTTCCGCGGCGACGACGGCGTCTGGGAGCACTTCGACGAAGGGCAGTTCACCTACGGCCGGTTCCGACGCGATCCCGAGGGCTTCTGGGACGACCGCGTCGATCTCCAGCGAGAGCTGTTCGGAGAAGAATACGAGCCGAACGCCGGCCACGAAGCGCTGGCCGCGATGGGACGGGACGGCTACCTCGAGGCGATTCTCACGCAGAATACCGACGGGTTGCACGGGACGGTCGCCGAAGCAATCGACGACGATTCGGCCGAAAACGGCGACGCAGTGTCCGAAACTGAAGCTCCCCTCCTCCTCGAGCTTCACGGCAACGCGCGCCGCGTCCGGTGTACCGACTGCGGCGCGCGGACCGACGCCGGTCCGGTCTTCGACCGCGCCGCGGACGGCGAACTCCCGCCGACCTGCGACTGCGGCGGGATCTACAAGCCCGACGTCGTCCTCTTCGGCGAACAGCTCCCTGGCGCCGTCATGCAACGCGCGCGGTCGCTGGCCCGCGAGAGCGACGTCTTCCTCGCGATCGGCTCCTCGCTGGTCGTCGAGCCGGCCGCGTCGCTGCCGAAGATTGCAGCATCGGCGGGCGCGACCGTCGGCGTCATCAACCTCGAGTCGACGCCGGTCGACGACGCCGCCGATATCGTCCGTCGGGACGACGTTACCGAGGCCCTGCCGCGGCTACGAAGTCTCGTCGAGAAAGAAAACTGA
- a CDS encoding helix-turn-helix domain-containing protein, with protein MSVRVAFEAASPKFFLGPTLEAMPSLDVVLERQYALDPTQPVAFCRMRCDDHERLERTLAADGTVAAFDRLDRTNDRARFRVRRSESEAGAEAQSRSKSDADTDVVGAYRRWVSVGGELLGGRATNGRWEIDMRFPDREAFTDYHEFLAARGVELELHRLADGPSAHADDAVVTDSQREALALAFEHGFFDVPRETGLTTIAETLEISEQAVSERLRRGQARLVEEYVVTD; from the coding sequence ATGAGTGTCCGCGTGGCGTTCGAAGCGGCGTCGCCGAAGTTCTTTCTCGGGCCGACGCTCGAGGCGATGCCGTCGCTCGATGTGGTTCTCGAGCGCCAGTACGCGCTCGACCCGACCCAGCCGGTCGCCTTCTGCCGGATGCGATGCGACGATCACGAGCGACTCGAGCGAACGCTTGCAGCCGACGGAACGGTCGCGGCGTTCGACCGACTCGATCGAACGAACGATCGGGCGCGTTTTCGGGTCAGGCGGAGTGAGTCGGAGGCAGGGGCCGAGGCCCAATCTCGATCTAAATCCGATGCCGACACTGACGTCGTCGGTGCGTACCGCCGCTGGGTATCGGTCGGCGGCGAACTGTTGGGCGGACGGGCCACGAACGGTCGGTGGGAGATCGACATGCGATTTCCCGACCGGGAGGCGTTCACGGACTACCACGAGTTTCTCGCGGCCCGCGGCGTCGAACTCGAACTCCACCGCCTCGCGGACGGCCCGAGCGCCCACGCCGACGACGCGGTCGTCACCGATTCCCAGCGCGAGGCCCTCGCGCTCGCGTTCGAACACGGCTTTTTCGACGTGCCGCGCGAGACGGGGCTGACGACGATCGCCGAGACGCTCGAGATCTCCGAACAGGCCGTCAGCGAACGGCTTCGCCGGGGACAGGCGCGGCTGGTCGAGGAGTACGTCGTCACGGACTGA